One Mycobacterium marseillense DNA window includes the following coding sequences:
- the pknB gene encoding Stk1 family PASTA domain-containing Ser/Thr kinase: MTTPQHLSDRYELGEILGFGGMSEVHLARDLRLHRDVAVKVLRADLARDPSFYLRFRREAQNAAALNHPSIVAVYDTGEAETPTGPLPYIVMEYVDGVTLRDIVHTDGPLPPRRAIEIIADACQALNFSHQNGIIHRDVKPANIMISTTNAVKVMDFGIARAIADSGNSVTQTAAVIGTAQYLSPEQARGDTVDARSDVYSLGCVLYEILTGEPPFVGDSPVAVAYQHVREDPVPPSQRHDGISADLDAVVLKALAKNPENRYQTAAEMRADLVRVHNGERPEAPKVFTDADRSSMLSSSPGSAGPPRTDPLPRQVLADAGEDRTVGSVGRWIVAVAALAVLTIVVVIAFNAFGGGARDVQVPDVRGQVSADAIAALQNRGFKTRTLQKPDSIIPPDHVIGTDPGANASISAGDEITVNVSTGPEQREVPDVSSLSYSDAVSKLKAAGFTKFKQANSPSTPELLGKVIGTSPPANQTSAITNVVTVIVGSGPETKQVPDIAGQTVDIAQRNLTVYGFSKVTQVQVDSPRPAGEVIGTNPPKGQMVPVDSVIELQVSKGNQFVMPDLSGMFWTDAEPRLRALGWTGILDKGADVDAGGSQSHRVVYQNPPAGAGVNRDGIITLKFGQ, from the coding sequence ATGACCACCCCCCAGCACCTGTCCGACCGCTATGAGCTAGGGGAAATCCTCGGCTTCGGGGGGATGTCCGAGGTTCACCTGGCGCGTGACCTGCGCCTGCACCGCGACGTCGCGGTGAAGGTGCTGCGCGCGGATCTGGCCCGCGATCCCAGCTTCTACCTACGTTTCCGGCGCGAGGCGCAAAACGCCGCCGCGCTCAATCACCCGTCCATCGTGGCCGTCTACGACACCGGTGAGGCGGAGACGCCCACCGGGCCGCTGCCCTACATCGTCATGGAGTACGTCGACGGGGTCACGCTGCGCGACATCGTGCACACCGACGGCCCGCTGCCGCCGCGGCGGGCGATCGAGATCATCGCCGACGCGTGCCAGGCCCTGAACTTCAGTCACCAGAACGGCATCATCCACCGCGACGTCAAGCCGGCGAACATCATGATCAGCACCACCAACGCGGTCAAGGTGATGGATTTCGGTATCGCCCGCGCGATCGCCGACAGCGGCAACAGCGTCACCCAGACCGCGGCGGTGATCGGCACCGCGCAGTACCTCTCACCCGAGCAAGCCCGCGGTGACACCGTCGACGCCCGCTCCGATGTGTATTCGTTGGGGTGCGTTCTTTACGAAATCCTCACGGGCGAGCCACCTTTCGTCGGGGACTCGCCGGTCGCGGTCGCCTACCAGCATGTCCGGGAAGACCCGGTTCCGCCGTCGCAGCGCCACGACGGCATCTCGGCCGACCTCGATGCCGTCGTCCTCAAGGCGCTGGCCAAGAATCCGGAGAACCGCTATCAAACCGCGGCGGAGATGCGTGCCGATCTGGTGCGGGTGCACAACGGCGAAAGGCCCGAAGCGCCCAAGGTTTTCACTGATGCCGACCGGAGCTCGATGCTGTCGTCGAGTCCCGGCAGCGCGGGCCCGCCCCGGACCGATCCGCTGCCTCGCCAGGTTCTCGCCGACGCCGGTGAGGACCGCACCGTCGGTTCGGTCGGTCGCTGGATCGTCGCGGTGGCCGCGCTGGCCGTCCTGACGATCGTTGTGGTCATCGCGTTCAACGCCTTCGGCGGCGGTGCCCGTGACGTCCAGGTGCCTGACGTGCGCGGGCAGGTGTCCGCCGATGCCATCGCGGCGCTGCAAAACCGCGGCTTCAAAACGCGCACGCTGCAAAAGCCGGATTCGATCATTCCGCCCGACCACGTCATCGGCACCGATCCCGGCGCCAACGCCTCGATCAGCGCCGGCGACGAGATCACCGTCAACGTCTCCACCGGCCCGGAGCAACGCGAGGTGCCCGACGTTTCCTCGCTGAGTTACTCCGACGCTGTCAGCAAGCTCAAAGCCGCGGGATTCACCAAGTTCAAGCAGGCCAACTCGCCGTCGACGCCGGAGCTGTTGGGCAAGGTGATAGGGACGAGCCCGCCGGCCAACCAGACGTCGGCGATCACCAACGTCGTCACCGTAATCGTGGGCTCCGGACCGGAGACCAAGCAGGTTCCCGACATCGCGGGCCAGACCGTGGACATCGCGCAGCGAAACCTGACCGTCTACGGCTTCAGCAAGGTGACCCAGGTGCAGGTGGACAGCCCCCGGCCGGCCGGTGAGGTGATCGGGACCAATCCGCCCAAGGGACAGATGGTTCCGGTGGACTCGGTCATCGAACTGCAGGTGTCCAAGGGCAATCAGTTCGTCATGCCCGACCTGTCCGGCATGTTCTGGACGGACGCCGAGCCCCGGCTACGCGCGCTGGGCTGGACGGGCATCCTCGACAAGGGCGCCGACGTCGACGCCGGCGGCTCCCAGTCCCACCGGGTGGTGTATCAGAACCCGCCCGCCGGCGCCGGGGTGAACCGGGACGGAATCATCACGCTGAAGTTCGGTCAGTAG
- a CDS encoding PP2C family protein-serine/threonine phosphatase — translation MTLVLRYAARSDRGLVRANNEDSVYAGARLLALADGMGGHAAGEVASQLVIAALAHLDDDEPGGDLLAKLDNAVRSGNAAIAAQVEAEPELEGMGTTLTAILFAGDRIGLVHIGDSRGYLLRDGELSQITKDDTFVQTLVDEGRITREEAHSHPQRSLIMRALTGHEVEPTLTMREARAGDRYLLCSDGLSDPVSDETILEALQIPDVAEAAYRLIELALRGGGPDNVTVVVADVVDYDYGQTQPILAGAVSGDEDQMTLPNTSAGRASAIRPREESAKRVAPQPETTHRPRWSRQRMIVVAALAVLLVIAGLTVGWWVIQRNYYVAEYNGRVSIVRGIQGTLLGVPLQRPYLVGCLNARNELSLVSYGQSGHPNCQLMTLQDLRRPGQVQVQTGLPGGSLDQAESQLRQLLAEYLLPICPPPRATSPPGPPSTGGRTPESSATASPAPPTTSSTSTSPPPSTSASNGPANPSPAGPTTTSQTVTALPGPPLQPGIDCRTVA, via the coding sequence GTGACCCTGGTCCTGCGATACGCCGCCCGGAGCGACCGTGGCCTGGTGCGCGCCAACAACGAAGACTCCGTCTACGCCGGCGCCCGGCTACTGGCTCTGGCCGACGGCATGGGCGGTCATGCGGCCGGCGAGGTGGCGTCCCAGCTGGTGATCGCCGCGCTGGCCCACCTCGATGACGACGAGCCCGGCGGCGACCTGCTGGCCAAGCTCGACAATGCGGTCCGATCGGGCAATGCGGCCATCGCCGCCCAGGTCGAGGCGGAGCCCGAACTTGAGGGGATGGGCACCACCCTGACCGCGATCCTGTTCGCGGGTGACCGAATTGGCTTGGTGCACATCGGCGATTCGCGTGGCTACCTGTTGCGCGATGGCGAGCTCAGCCAGATCACCAAGGACGACACGTTCGTTCAGACCCTGGTCGACGAGGGCCGCATCACGCGGGAAGAGGCGCACAGCCATCCGCAGCGATCGCTGATCATGCGGGCACTCACCGGCCACGAGGTCGAGCCGACGTTGACCATGCGCGAAGCCCGCGCCGGCGACCGTTATCTCCTGTGCTCCGACGGACTGTCGGACCCGGTGAGCGACGAGACCATCCTCGAGGCGCTGCAGATTCCCGACGTCGCCGAGGCCGCCTATCGCCTCATCGAGTTGGCGCTGCGCGGCGGGGGCCCTGACAACGTCACCGTTGTGGTCGCCGACGTCGTCGACTACGACTACGGGCAGACCCAGCCGATCCTGGCCGGCGCGGTGTCGGGCGACGAGGACCAAATGACGCTGCCCAATACCTCGGCCGGGCGCGCCTCGGCGATTCGGCCGCGCGAAGAATCCGCCAAACGTGTTGCACCACAACCGGAAACGACGCATCGACCGCGGTGGTCCCGGCAACGGATGATCGTCGTCGCCGCGCTGGCGGTGCTGCTGGTCATCGCGGGCCTCACCGTCGGGTGGTGGGTCATCCAGCGCAACTACTACGTCGCCGAATACAACGGCAGGGTCTCCATCGTCCGGGGGATCCAGGGGACGCTGTTGGGCGTTCCGTTGCAACGGCCTTACCTCGTCGGCTGCCTCAACGCGCGCAACGAGCTGTCCCTGGTCAGTTATGGGCAATCCGGCCATCCCAATTGCCAACTGATGACGCTGCAAGATCTGCGTCGTCCCGGACAGGTCCAGGTCCAAACCGGACTGCCGGGCGGCAGCCTAGACCAAGCGGAATCGCAGCTGCGCCAACTGTTGGCCGAATACTTGTTGCCGATCTGTCCGCCGCCGCGCGCCACCTCGCCGCCCGGGCCCCCGTCCACCGGCGGCAGAACTCCCGAATCCAGCGCCACCGCATCGCCAGCACCACCGACCACCAGTTCCACCAGCACCAGCCCCCCACCCAGCACGAGCGCCTCCAACGGCCCCGCGAACCCCTCACCGGCAGGTCCGACGACCACGTCGCAAACGGTGACCGCGCTCCCCGGGCCCCCACTCCAACCGGGCATCGATTGCCGGACGGTGGCATGA
- a CDS encoding DUF881 domain-containing protein encodes MIQTRQSPWRFGVPVVCVLAGLLLAATHGVSGGAEIRGSDAPRLVDLVRETQSTVNRLNADREELAKKIDAAHGHSSDAALAAMLRRSAQLAGQADMNPVHGPGLVVTLEDAQRDANGRFPRDASPDDLVVHQQDIEAVLNALWSAGAEAIQMQDQRLIATSVPRCVGNTLLLNGRTYSPPYTITAIGDSAAMQAALAAAPLVILYKQYVVRFGLGYREEAKSDVQVVGHFEPDRLHFAQPNGPIGY; translated from the coding sequence ATGATCCAGACGCGCCAGTCGCCATGGCGCTTCGGCGTCCCGGTGGTGTGTGTGCTGGCCGGACTCCTGCTCGCCGCCACGCACGGGGTGTCCGGCGGCGCCGAGATCCGCGGCAGCGACGCCCCGCGGCTGGTGGACCTGGTCCGCGAGACCCAGTCGACGGTGAACCGGCTCAACGCCGACCGCGAGGAACTGGCGAAGAAGATCGACGCGGCGCACGGGCACTCCTCGGATGCCGCGTTGGCCGCGATGCTGCGGCGCTCCGCGCAACTCGCCGGCCAGGCGGACATGAACCCGGTGCACGGCCCGGGCCTGGTGGTCACCCTCGAGGACGCGCAGCGCGATGCCAACGGGCGGTTCCCGCGCGACGCGTCACCCGATGACCTGGTGGTGCACCAGCAAGACATCGAGGCCGTGCTCAACGCGCTGTGGAGCGCGGGCGCCGAGGCGATCCAGATGCAAGACCAACGGCTCATCGCCACGTCGGTGCCCCGTTGTGTGGGCAATACGCTGCTGCTCAACGGACGAACCTACAGTCCGCCGTACACGATCACCGCGATCGGTGACTCCGCGGCCATGCAAGCCGCCCTCGCCGCCGCTCCCCTGGTGATCCTTTACAAGCAGTACGTCGTCCGGTTCGGGCTGGGCTACCGCGAAGAGGCCAAATCCGATGTCCAGGTGGTCGGCCACTTCGAGCCCGACCGGCTGCACTTTGCCCAGCCCAACGGTCCGATCGGCTACTGA
- the pbpA gene encoding D,D-transpeptidase PbpA, whose amino-acid sequence MNASLRRISVTVMALIVLLLINATMTQVFAADSLRADPRNQRVLLDEYSRQRGQIVAGGQLLAYSVATDNRFRFLRVYPNPATYAPVTGFYSLRYSSTGLERAEDPLLNGSDERLFGRRLADFFTGRDPRGANVDTTIKPRVQQAAWDGMQQGCGGPPCKGAVVALEPSTGKILAMVSSPSYDPNLLSSHDPDVQAKAWQRLRDDPNNPMTNRAISETYPPGSTFKVVTTAAALQAGASDTEQLTAAPSIPLPNSTATLENYGGQACGNEPTVSLQQAFARSCNTAFVQLGLLTGSDALRNAARSFGLDSTPSVIPLQVAESTIGIIPDAAALGMTSIGQKDVALTPLQNAEIAATIANGGVTMQPYLVDSLKGPDLTTISTTAPYEQRRAVSPQVAAKLTELMVGAEKVAQQKGAIPGVQIASKTGTAEHGTDPRHTPPHAWYVAFAPAQTPKVAVAVLVENGADRLSATGGALAAPIGRAVIQAALQGGP is encoded by the coding sequence ATGAACGCCTCCCTGCGCCGGATCTCGGTGACCGTGATGGCGTTGATCGTGCTGCTGTTGATCAACGCCACGATGACACAGGTCTTCGCAGCCGACTCGCTGCGCGCCGACCCGCGCAACCAGCGCGTCCTGCTCGACGAGTATTCGCGCCAGCGCGGCCAGATCGTGGCGGGCGGACAGCTGTTGGCGTACTCCGTCGCCACCGACAACCGCTTCCGGTTCCTGCGGGTCTATCCCAACCCCGCGACGTACGCGCCGGTCACCGGCTTCTACTCGTTGCGCTATTCGAGCACCGGCCTGGAGCGAGCCGAGGATCCGCTGTTGAACGGCTCCGACGAGCGGCTGTTCGGGCGCCGGCTGGCCGACTTCTTCACCGGCCGCGACCCGCGCGGGGCCAACGTCGACACCACGATCAAGCCGCGGGTCCAGCAGGCCGCCTGGGACGGGATGCAGCAGGGTTGCGGCGGTCCTCCGTGCAAAGGCGCCGTCGTCGCCCTCGAGCCGTCCACCGGGAAGATCTTGGCGATGGTGTCGTCGCCGTCTTATGACCCCAACCTGCTGTCGTCCCACGATCCGGACGTGCAGGCGAAGGCCTGGCAGCGGCTGCGCGACGATCCCAACAACCCGATGACCAACCGTGCGATCTCGGAGACCTACCCGCCCGGCTCCACGTTCAAGGTCGTCACCACCGCGGCCGCGCTGCAGGCGGGCGCCTCCGACACCGAGCAGCTGACCGCCGCGCCGTCGATTCCGCTGCCCAACAGCACCGCGACGCTGGAGAACTACGGTGGACAGGCGTGTGGCAACGAGCCGACCGTGTCCTTGCAGCAGGCCTTCGCGCGGTCCTGCAACACCGCGTTCGTTCAACTCGGGCTGCTCACCGGATCCGATGCGCTGCGCAACGCGGCGCGCTCGTTCGGCCTGGACAGCACCCCGAGTGTCATCCCGCTCCAGGTCGCGGAGTCGACTATCGGGATCATCCCCGACGCCGCGGCGCTGGGGATGACGAGCATCGGCCAGAAGGACGTCGCGTTGACGCCCCTGCAGAACGCCGAGATCGCCGCGACCATCGCGAACGGCGGGGTGACGATGCAGCCCTATCTCGTCGACAGCCTCAAGGGGCCGGACCTGACCACGATTAGCACCACGGCGCCCTATGAGCAGCGGCGCGCCGTGTCACCGCAGGTCGCCGCTAAGCTAACAGAGCTGATGGTCGGCGCCGAGAAGGTCGCACAGCAGAAAGGGGCCATTCCCGGCGTGCAGATCGCATCCAAGACGGGTACCGCAGAACATGGCACCGATCCGCGGCACACACCTCCGCACGCGTGGTACGTCGCGTTCGCGCCCGCACAGACCCCGAAGGTCGCCGTGGCGGTGTTGGTGGAGAATGGCGCCGACCGCCTGTCCGCGACGGGGGGTGCACTCGCCGCGCCGATCGGACGGGCTGTGATCCAGGCCGCGCTACAGGGAGGACCATGA
- a CDS encoding aminodeoxychorismate/anthranilate synthase component II, which yields MRILVVDNYDSFVFNLVQYLGQLGVDADVWRNDDTRLSDEPAAARQFDGVLLSPGPGTPERAGASIGMVRACAAEKTPLLGVCLGHQAIGVAFGATVDRAPELLHGKTSSVHHTDVGVLQGLPDPFTATRYHSLTILPESLPPVLEVTAHTDSGVIMGVRHAELPIHGVQFHPESILTEGGHRMLANWLAVCGLVRNDTLVRRLENDVHAAVRPYFPSDPAATDRTSA from the coding sequence ATGCGGATCCTGGTTGTCGACAACTACGACAGCTTCGTGTTCAACCTGGTGCAGTACCTCGGGCAGCTGGGTGTGGACGCGGACGTCTGGCGCAATGACGACACCCGGCTCTCCGACGAGCCCGCGGCCGCCCGGCAGTTCGACGGCGTGCTGCTCAGTCCGGGGCCGGGCACCCCGGAGCGCGCGGGCGCTTCCATCGGGATGGTGCGCGCGTGTGCCGCCGAGAAGACTCCGCTGCTCGGGGTCTGCCTGGGGCACCAAGCCATCGGCGTCGCGTTCGGCGCCACCGTCGACCGCGCCCCCGAACTGCTGCACGGTAAGACCAGCAGCGTCCACCACACCGATGTCGGTGTGTTGCAAGGACTTCCGGACCCCTTCACGGCGACCCGCTACCACTCGCTGACCATCCTGCCCGAATCGCTGCCGCCGGTGCTCGAGGTCACCGCCCACACGGACAGCGGCGTGATCATGGGTGTACGGCACGCCGAATTGCCCATTCACGGCGTGCAGTTCCACCCGGAGTCGATCCTGACCGAGGGCGGCCATCGCATGCTGGCGAACTGGCTGGCCGTGTGCGGCTTGGTACGCAACGACACTCTGGTGCGCCGACTCGAGAACGATGTGCACGCCGCGGTGCGGCCGTATTTCCCGTCCGACCCGGCGGCTACTGACCGAACTTCAGCGTGA
- a CDS encoding FtsW/RodA/SpoVE family cell cycle protein → MTTQLQPPVAVTPPLPTRRNAELLLLGFASLITVAALLIVEANQTRDLHWDAINYGLVFLVVFGSAHMAIRRFAPYTDPLLLPIVALLNGLGLVMIHRLDLVTNQLSGRHHPSATQQMLWTLVGVVTFALVVTFLKDHRQLARYGYICGLVGLVFLVIPALLPASLSEQNGAKIWIRLPGFSIQPAEFSKILLLIFFSAVLIAKRGLFTSVGKHFMGLTLPRPRDLAPLLAAWVISVGVMAFEKDLGTSLLLYTSFLVVVYLATQRFSWVGIGLVLFVAGSVVAYFIFSHVRVRVQMWWDPFSDPDGSGYQIVQSLFSFATGGIFGTGLGNGQPDTVPAASTDFIIAAFGEELGLVGLASILMLYTIVIVRGMRTAIATRDSFGKLLAAGLASTLALQLFIVVGGVTQLIPLTGLTTPWMSYGGSSLLANYVLLAILARISHSARRPLRTPARREPPIATAGTEVIEKV, encoded by the coding sequence ATGACAACACAGCTTCAGCCGCCGGTCGCGGTCACGCCTCCTCTGCCTACCCGGCGCAATGCCGAGTTGTTGCTGTTGGGCTTCGCCTCGCTGATCACCGTCGCCGCGCTGCTGATCGTTGAGGCCAACCAAACCCGCGATCTGCACTGGGACGCAATCAACTACGGGCTGGTGTTTCTCGTCGTGTTCGGGTCGGCGCACATGGCCATCCGCCGCTTCGCGCCCTATACCGATCCGCTGCTGTTGCCAATCGTGGCTCTACTCAACGGACTTGGACTGGTGATGATTCACCGGCTCGATCTGGTCACCAACCAGCTCAGCGGCCGCCACCATCCCAGCGCGACCCAGCAGATGCTGTGGACCCTCGTCGGCGTGGTGACCTTCGCCCTGGTGGTCACCTTCTTGAAGGACCATCGCCAACTGGCGCGCTACGGCTACATCTGCGGACTCGTCGGTCTGGTCTTTTTGGTGATTCCTGCCCTGTTGCCGGCATCGCTGTCCGAACAGAACGGCGCCAAGATCTGGATTCGCTTGCCCGGCTTCTCAATTCAGCCCGCGGAGTTCTCCAAAATCCTGCTCCTGATCTTCTTCTCCGCGGTGCTGATCGCCAAACGCGGCCTGTTCACCAGCGTCGGCAAACACTTCATGGGCTTGACCCTGCCCCGGCCCCGGGACCTCGCGCCCCTGCTGGCGGCCTGGGTGATCTCGGTCGGCGTGATGGCCTTCGAAAAAGACCTTGGCACTTCGCTATTGCTGTATACGTCGTTTCTGGTGGTGGTCTACCTCGCTACCCAGCGCTTCAGCTGGGTAGGGATCGGCCTGGTGTTGTTCGTCGCGGGAAGCGTTGTCGCGTACTTCATTTTCAGCCACGTCCGAGTCCGGGTGCAGATGTGGTGGGACCCGTTCTCCGACCCCGACGGCAGCGGCTACCAGATTGTGCAGTCGCTCTTCAGCTTTGCCACCGGGGGGATCTTCGGCACCGGGCTCGGCAACGGTCAACCCGACACCGTGCCCGCCGCGTCGACCGACTTCATCATCGCGGCGTTCGGCGAAGAGCTGGGCCTGGTCGGCCTGGCAAGCATCTTGATGCTCTACACCATCGTCATCGTGCGGGGGATGCGCACGGCGATCGCCACCCGGGATAGCTTCGGCAAGCTGCTGGCCGCGGGCCTGGCGTCGACACTGGCCCTGCAGCTGTTCATCGTCGTCGGCGGCGTCACGCAACTGATTCCGTTGACCGGATTGACCACCCCGTGGATGTCCTATGGCGGATCGTCGTTGCTCGCCAACTACGTGCTGTTGGCCATCCTGGCGCGGATCTCGCACAGCGCGCGCCGTCCCCTGCGTACCCCAGCACGTCGCGAGCCGCCGATCGCGACGGCCGGCACCGAGGTGATCGAGAAAGTATGA
- the crgA gene encoding cell division protein CrgA: MPKSKVRKKNDFTVSAVSRTPVKVKVGPSSVWFVALFIGLMLIGLVWLMVFQLAAVGSQAPTALNWMAELGPWNYAIAFAFMITGLLLTMRWH, from the coding sequence ATGCCCAAGTCCAAGGTCCGCAAGAAGAACGACTTCACCGTCAGCGCGGTCAGCCGCACCCCGGTGAAAGTCAAGGTCGGACCGTCGAGCGTGTGGTTCGTCGCGCTGTTCATCGGCCTCATGTTGATCGGCCTCGTCTGGCTGATGGTGTTTCAGTTGGCCGCGGTCGGATCCCAGGCGCCGACCGCCCTCAACTGGATGGCGGAACTGGGCCCCTGGAACTACGCCATCGCGTTCGCTTTCATGATCACCGGTTTGTTGCTCACGATGCGCTGGCACTGA
- a CDS encoding serine/threonine-protein kinase, which translates to MSPRVGVTLSGRYRLQRLIATGGMGQVWEAVDSRLGRRVAVKVLKQEFSQDPEFIERFRAEARTTAMLNHPGIAAVHDYGESQLDGEGRTAYLVMELVNGEPLNSVLKRTGRLSLRHALDMLEQTGRALQVAHAAGLVHRDVKPGNILITPTGQVKITDFGIAKAVDAAPVTQTGMVMGTAQYIAPEQALGHDATPSSDVYSLGVVGYEVVCGKRPFTGDGALTVAMKHIKEPPPPLPAELPPNVRELIEITLVKNPAMRYRSGGPFADAVAAVRAGRRPPRPSQSPPPGRASPAAIPSSPTTRAPAMSPRTATPRRSRPTTGGHRPPPARRTFSSGQRALLWAAGVLGALAIIIAVLIVINSRGDQQQQPPTVTDTGTPPASAPATNTPSGSASHPGMRLDWPDDGTLGMAGFREGPARHGTSP; encoded by the coding sequence ATGAGCCCGCGAGTTGGTGTGACGCTGTCTGGCAGATACCGCCTGCAGCGCCTGATCGCCACCGGCGGTATGGGTCAGGTCTGGGAGGCGGTAGACAGCCGCCTGGGCCGGCGCGTCGCGGTCAAGGTGCTCAAGCAGGAGTTCTCCCAGGACCCCGAGTTCATCGAACGCTTCCGCGCTGAGGCACGGACCACGGCGATGCTCAACCATCCCGGGATCGCGGCGGTCCACGACTACGGCGAGAGCCAGCTGGACGGGGAGGGCCGCACCGCCTATCTGGTGATGGAGCTGGTCAATGGTGAGCCGCTGAACTCGGTGCTCAAGCGCACCGGACGGCTATCGCTGCGGCATGCCTTGGACATGCTCGAGCAGACCGGTCGCGCGCTGCAGGTCGCGCACGCCGCCGGTTTGGTCCACCGCGACGTCAAGCCGGGCAACATCTTGATCACCCCGACCGGCCAGGTGAAGATCACCGACTTCGGTATCGCCAAGGCCGTCGACGCCGCGCCGGTCACCCAGACCGGCATGGTGATGGGCACCGCCCAATACATCGCGCCCGAACAGGCGCTTGGACACGACGCCACCCCGTCCAGCGACGTGTACTCGCTGGGAGTCGTCGGCTACGAGGTTGTTTGCGGCAAGCGGCCGTTCACCGGGGACGGTGCTCTGACGGTGGCGATGAAGCACATCAAGGAACCTCCGCCGCCGCTGCCCGCCGAGCTGCCGCCCAATGTGCGAGAACTCATCGAGATCACGCTCGTCAAGAACCCGGCGATGCGGTACCGCAGCGGGGGGCCGTTCGCCGACGCGGTGGCCGCGGTGCGCGCCGGGCGCCGTCCCCCCCGCCCCAGCCAGTCACCGCCTCCGGGCCGGGCATCGCCAGCGGCGATCCCATCCAGCCCGACGACCAGGGCTCCGGCGATGTCCCCGCGCACCGCCACACCTCGCCGGTCGCGCCCGACCACCGGCGGGCACCGTCCGCCCCCGGCCCGGCGCACCTTCTCGTCGGGGCAGCGCGCGCTGCTGTGGGCCGCCGGGGTGCTCGGCGCGCTGGCGATCATCATCGCGGTGCTCATCGTCATCAACTCCCGCGGGGATCAGCAGCAACAGCCCCCGACGGTCACCGACACCGGCACCCCGCCGGCATCGGCGCCGGCGACCAACACCCCCAGCGGTTCGGCGTCCCACCCGGGCATGCGGCTGGATTGGCCGGATGACGGCACCCTGGGGATGGCGGGTTTCCGTGAGGGGCCGGCCCGACACGGGACCTCGCCATGA